The DNA window TATTAGGCACTTTTATATTTGTAATAGGAATTGTAAAATTATATTCATCAGGGACATCAAGTTCATCAAAAGCAGAAAGTGAAATACCATTTCTTAGAATTGACCATGTTTGCATATCCCTATTTCCTTTAGAAGCAGACACTAAAATACCAAAGGTAGTGCCTGTATTAAGAGTAAAATCAGAAGAAATAGTGGAGTCCGTAGCGATCAAACTAACTACAGGACCAATTGGAATTGAATTATCTTCTTCTACAACGATCAACACACTATTCTCAACAACTATATTGTTTTTGTCTTTTAGACTAATGGTGTATAAATAATTCCCTACAGTTGGCGGTGTTTCAATGTCGCTAATTACTTCGGTAAAATTTGAGGGGTCGCTCACTGGTACATCTATAAAGTCAGGTAATAATGATTCATTTAATGACAATGACCATGAAATCAATTCAAAATCACCTTTTCTACCTGAAAATGCGATATTGAAATGACTACCTAATTTAACTGTATCACTGTAAGATACCGTACTATCTGTCAAAATTATATTTAGAGTGGGTACTAAACTGACAGGACCTGAAGGACCACTGTTATCATCGGAACAAGCTATAAAAAGAAGGGCAATTAAAGCAAAAAGTTTAATTGGAAAATTTCTCATAGCATAAAAATAAAAAAACCCCGAGGATTACTCTCCGGGGTTTTCTATCTGAAAAAATAAAATTAGTTAACTACTTTAAGGTCGACAGTAATGCTACCGTCATTTCCTGTAGCAAGTGAGATCACTTTACCCATTCCTTTGATACCTGCTTCTGTTTCGAAAACGAAAACATCATCAGCAGCCAATTGATTGGCTTTTGTACCTGAAACGCTTACTGTAGCAACATCATTAGGTGTAGCATTGTCAAAGTCCAAAGTTGTAGACTTTTCAATTTTAGTGTCGTTTTGAGTTGACCATGAACCTACAGCACCACCGAATAAAGATCCTGCATCAGGATCAGTTGGGCTAAATAAAGTTGGTCCGTTAGTCGCTCCATTGTAGTAGAATAAATCTACATCTGCTCCATTAGAAGAGTTAGCCTGAGCAAGGAACAATACGGTTCCGTCATCAGCTTTAAGGAAACTTCCAAAAGCAGTACTTGACTGTCCACCTAACTGAACATTATCAATTTCAGTAAATGCCGCAGCATCTTCCGCTGTAACTACCCAAGATACAGAACCTGTTGCTCCGCCATTGTCAGTTATCTGGAAAGTATATTCGTATGCACCTGCAGTACTAGGTACCGGTATATCAGAAACAGGTACAGTAAATGCTGAGTTGTCAGGTACATCAAGACCATCAAAATTAGATAGAGCAATACCGTCTCTTAAGATTGACCATGTATCCATATTTCTGTCGCCTTTAGAAGCAGATACTAAAATTCCAAATGAAGAACCAACAGTAAGGGTTACATCACCGGAAACTGAAGAATCAGTAGCGATTAGGCCAACCACAGCGCCTTTTGGTGCCGGATCTTCTTCGTCATCACCACAAGAAGATAAAAACAATACACCTGCGATCGCAAGCATAGATAACATGTAATTCATTAACTTTTTCATATTGATATTAAATTTAATTTTGTTTCAATTCAAAAGGGCTGCAAATATAAACTTTTTAAGATGTTTTAGCAATCTGAGACTATTTTTAAAGAATATTTAATTGATTTTTAGATGTCTCTTTTTGCAATAATCTATTTCTTAAATTTGCGCCTTCAATTCATTCAAAAATGCGATATACCAAGCCGATATATTTTCTAATTACAATAATCACATGCTTCACCCTACCTTCCGAAGCTCAAAAAAAGAAATTTGATCCCGGGAATATTTTTGTCAACCCTGCCATAAGAGTAAAAACAGTCACATCTATCAATTGGATGAAAGACGGAAAGAATTACACTTCAAAGTCCAATAACAAAGTCATTCAATACAATACCAGCTCAGGTGAAGAAGTAGTAACGCTTTTCGACGGAGACGAGCACAAAATCAGAATCAATGATTATTCCTTGAGTGCCGATGAAAGTCAAATACTTCTTGAAACAAATAAGAAGAAAATCTATCGCAGATCGTATACGGCTGAATACTACATCTACGATTTAGAACAGAAAAACCTCACCAAACTCTCGGATCAGGGGCCACAGCAATATGCCACATTTTCACCTGATGGAAGCAAGGTAGCATTTGCCAGAAACAACAATCTTTTTTACAAAGACCTGGCAGCAAATGAGGAAATACAAATTACTACCAATGGTGTAATAAATAAAATTATAAATGGTACCACCGATTGGGTTTATGAGGAGGAATTTGCCTTTGTAAAGGCATTTGAATGGTCGCCAAAGGGGGATAAAATTGCATATTATGAGTTTGATGAAACCAATGTCCCCAGATACAATATGCAATTATGGGACAGCCTTTACCCGAGTGATTATGTTTATAAATATCCAAAGGCCGGAGAGAAGAATTCCGATATTTCCATTTATATCTATCATTTAAAAAATAAGTCGAAAGTAAAAGCCAGTATGGATGGTCGTGTGGATTTTTATATCCCCAGAATGCAATGGACAGCGAATAACGATATTCTATCACTGATTCGGCTTGATAGATTACAACAAATCTTTGAAATTGTTCATATCGGTGCCAACAGCGGCATGTCGCAAATAGAACTGCTGGAAAGACATAAGCAGTATTTTGACATTAATTTCTGTGATGATCTTTATTATCTGGAAAACGGTAAGGAGTTTATCTATTCTTCAGAACAAAGCGGCTACAAACATTTTTGGATTTACAATACCGAAAATAAATCTTTGGATGCCATCACCAAAGGCAAATGGGAAGTGGATGAGCTCATAGGAATTGATGAAAAATCGAAAAAATTGTACTTCACTTCTACCGA is part of the Hyphobacterium sp. CCMP332 genome and encodes:
- a CDS encoding S9 family peptidase, which translates into the protein MRYTKPIYFLITIITCFTLPSEAQKKKFDPGNIFVNPAIRVKTVTSINWMKDGKNYTSKSNNKVIQYNTSSGEEVVTLFDGDEHKIRINDYSLSADESQILLETNKKKIYRRSYTAEYYIYDLEQKNLTKLSDQGPQQYATFSPDGSKVAFARNNNLFYKDLAANEEIQITTNGVINKIINGTTDWVYEEEFAFVKAFEWSPKGDKIAYYEFDETNVPRYNMQLWDSLYPSDYVYKYPKAGEKNSDISIYIYHLKNKSKVKASMDGRVDFYIPRMQWTANNDILSLIRLDRLQQIFEIVHIGANSGMSQIELLERHKQYFDINFCDDLYYLENGKEFIYSSEQSGYKHFWIYNTENKSLDAITKGKWEVDELIGIDEKSKKLYFTSTEDSHLERQFYVIGFNGKGKTKLSNGEGWHSIDMSDDCAFYIDKYSKPGMPPKISLYNSAGKIVKVLEDNSEVKKTMDSFDWIDKEFISMNIFDSVELYGYLMKPSNFDSSKKYPLMMFLYGGPGDQKVTKTWDGSSRELYNKMLVQNGYVVACFDNRGTGGRGTKFKKVTYKELGKYETIDQVEIARKLGEKSYIDEKRIGIWGWSYGGFMSTSCLFKGNDVFKLAIAVAPVTNWRFYDNIYTERYMQRPKDNASGYDDNSPINFADSLKGKYLLIHGTADDNVHFQNAVELQERLIKLGKQFDSFYYPGSNHSINTGGANVHIHTLMRNYIINNL